The Herminiimonas arsenitoxidans genome window below encodes:
- the rplA gene encoding 50S ribosomal protein L1: MAKLSKRVKAFKAKVDRTKAYPFDNALALIKECASAKFNESIDVSVQLGVDAKKSDQVVRGSVVLPAGTGKSVRVAVFATGEKAEQAKAAGADIVGMEDLAEQIKAGNMPFDIVIASPDTMRIVGTLGQILGPRGMMPNPKVGTVTPDVATAVKNAKAGQVQYRTDKAGIIHATIGRKSFTDEALKSNLLALIDALTKAKPATSKGVYLRKVSLSSTMGAGVRVDQTTLAA; this comes from the coding sequence ATGGCTAAGTTATCGAAACGCGTTAAAGCATTTAAAGCAAAAGTTGATCGTACCAAAGCGTACCCATTCGACAATGCACTTGCTTTGATCAAAGAATGCGCATCCGCTAAATTCAACGAATCGATCGACGTATCGGTTCAATTGGGTGTTGATGCTAAGAAATCTGACCAAGTTGTTCGTGGTTCCGTAGTTTTGCCAGCTGGTACCGGTAAATCGGTCCGCGTTGCAGTATTTGCAACTGGCGAAAAAGCAGAACAAGCGAAAGCAGCTGGTGCTGATATCGTTGGTATGGAAGATCTGGCTGAGCAAATCAAAGCCGGCAACATGCCTTTCGACATCGTCATCGCATCGCCAGATACCATGCGTATCGTTGGTACCTTGGGTCAAATCCTCGGCCCACGCGGCATGATGCCTAACCCTAAAGTTGGCACAGTTACACCTGACGTCGCTACTGCAGTTAAAAATGCAAAAGCTGGTCAAGTGCAATACCGTACCGACAAGGCTGGCATTATCCACGCAACTATCGGTCGTAAATCATTTACCGACGAAGCACTCAAATCCAACTTGTTGGCTTTGATTGATGCGTTGACCAAAGCTAAGCCAGCGACCAGCAAAGGTGTTTACCTGCGTAAAGTTTCGCTGTCGTCAACGATGGGCGCTGGTGTACGCGTCGATCAAACGACTCTGGCTGCTTAA
- the rplJ gene encoding 50S ribosomal protein L10: MSLNLNDKKAVVAEISAKVASAQTIVVAEYRGIQVGHLTQLRAKARDQGVYLRVLKNTLARRAVEGTAFADLASAMTGPLIYSISDDAVAAAKVINDFAKTNDKLVVKAGNYAGKSLDKAAVAALANIPSREVLLAQVLGMMLVPVASFTRGLAALAAQKAEGQAPAAAAEPAAEATEAAAE, from the coding sequence TTGAGTCTCAATCTGAATGACAAAAAGGCCGTAGTCGCCGAAATCTCTGCCAAAGTTGCATCGGCACAGACCATCGTCGTGGCCGAATACCGTGGCATCCAGGTTGGTCACTTGACACAACTGCGCGCCAAAGCGCGGGACCAAGGTGTGTACTTGCGCGTATTGAAAAATACGCTGGCACGTCGCGCTGTTGAAGGTACCGCATTTGCCGACCTCGCTTCAGCAATGACCGGTCCGTTGATCTATTCGATCTCGGATGATGCCGTTGCAGCAGCAAAAGTCATCAATGACTTTGCTAAAACCAACGACAAATTGGTTGTTAAAGCAGGTAACTACGCAGGCAAGTCGCTTGATAAAGCGGCTGTTGCAGCGTTGGCAAATATTCCTAGCCGTGAAGTCCTGCTGGCCCAAGTCTTGGGCATGATGCTGGTTCCGGTTGCGAGCTTTACGCGTGGTCTGGCTGCTCTTGCTGCACAAAAAGCTGAGGGCCAAGCGCCTGCAGCTGCAGCAGAACCAGCTGCCGAAGCGACCGAAGCAGCAGCGGAATAA
- the rplL gene encoding 50S ribosomal protein L7/L12 → MAISKDDILEAVGNLTVLELNDLVKAFEEKFGVSAAAMAAPAAGGAAGGAAAEEQTEFTVILADFGANKVGVIKAVREITGLGLKEAKDLVDGAPKPLKEGVSKADAEAAKKKLEEAGAKAEIK, encoded by the coding sequence ATGGCAATTAGCAAAGACGACATCCTGGAAGCCGTAGGCAACCTGACAGTTTTGGAATTGAATGACTTGGTTAAAGCATTCGAAGAAAAATTCGGCGTATCCGCTGCTGCAATGGCTGCTCCAGCAGCTGGCGGCGCAGCTGGTGGCGCTGCAGCTGAAGAGCAAACCGAATTCACAGTTATCCTGGCTGATTTCGGCGCGAACAAAGTTGGCGTAATTAAAGCAGTTCGTGAAATCACCGGTCTGGGCTTGAAAGAAGCTAAAGATCTGGTTGATGGCGCACCGAAACCTTTGAAAGAAGGCGTTTCGAAAGCGGATGCAGAAGCAGCGAAGAAAAAACTGGAAGAAGCTGGCGCAAAAGCAGAAATCAAGTAA
- the rpoB gene encoding DNA-directed RNA polymerase subunit beta, whose amino-acid sequence MHYSFTEKKRIRKSFAKRANVHNVPFLLATQLESYHGFLQEDRIPSQRKNEGLQSAFTSIFPIVSHNGFARLEFLSYVLGDPPFNIKECQQRGLTYASPLRAKVRLVILDKESPTKPVVKEMKEQEVYMGELPLMTSTGSFVINGTERVIVSQLHRSPGVFFEHDRGKTHSSGKLLFSARIIPYRGSWLDYEFDPKDILFFRVDRRRKMPVTILLKAIGMTPEQILENFFVFDDFALHSDGAEMAFVPERLRGEVARFDITDKTGKVLVAKDKRINSKHVRDVEAAGIKHISVPEDYLLGRILAKNIVDKETGEVIASANDELTEDLLARLREGKVTHIQTLYTNDLDQGGYISQTLRMDDTNDQMAAKVAIYRMMRPGEPPTEDSVEALFNGLFYNADRYDLSAVGRMKFNRRIGRDELTGTMTLSNEDVLAVIKILVELRNGRGEVDDIDHLGNRRVRCVGELAENQFRAGLVRVERAVKERLGQAEADNLMPHDLINSKPISAAIREFFGSSQLSQFMDQTNPLSEITHKRRISALGPGGLTRERAGFEVRDVHPTHYGRVCPIETPEGPNIGLINSLAMYARLNEYGFLETPYRKVEGSKVTTQIDYLSAIEEGRYIIAQANATIDKAGMLSDELVSAREAGETILVSPERVQYMDVATGQVVSVAASLIPFLEHDDANRALMGANMQRQAVPCLRPEKALVGTGIERTVAVDSGTTVQALRGGIVDYIDAGRVVIRVNDDEAQAGEVGVDIYNLIKYTRSNQNTNINQRPIVQVGDRVAKHDVIADGASTDLGELALGQNMLIAFMPWNGYNFEDSILISEKVVADDRYTSIHIEELSVVARDTKLGAEEITRDISNLAENQLARLDESGIVYIGAEVTAGDTLVGKVTPKGETQLTPEEKLLRAIFGEKASDVKDTSLRVPSGMVGTVIDVQVFTREGIPRDKRAQQIIDDELQRYRLDLNDQLRIVEGDAFQRLEKMLIGKVVNGGPKKIAKGAKITKEYLDDLDKYHWFDIRPADDTSANALEAIKESIAEKRHQFDLAFEEKRKKLTQGDELPPGVQKMVKVYLAVKRRLQPGDKMAGRHGNKGVVSRILPIEDMPHMADGTPADVVLNPLGVPSRMNVGQVLEVHLGWAAKGLGLRIGEMLTAQVQIAELRKFLAAIYNESGKTEDLDSFSDAEILELAGNLKNGVPFATPVFDGADESETRRMLDLAYPDHIAKQLGMTASKNQVTMYDGRTGEAFERSVTVGYMHYLKLHHLVDDKMHARSTGPYSLVTQQPLGGKAQFGGQRFGEMEVWALEAYGASYVLQEMLTVKSDDVNGRTKVYENLVKGDHVIDAGMPESFNVLVKEIRSLGIDIDLERD is encoded by the coding sequence ATGCACTACTCATTTACTGAGAAAAAGCGCATTCGCAAATCATTCGCGAAACGCGCTAACGTTCACAACGTTCCGTTCCTGCTGGCGACCCAGCTCGAGTCTTACCACGGCTTTTTGCAAGAAGACAGAATACCGTCCCAACGCAAAAACGAAGGCTTGCAATCTGCCTTTACGTCGATTTTTCCTATCGTTTCGCACAATGGTTTTGCGCGCCTCGAATTCTTGTCATATGTGCTCGGCGATCCGCCGTTCAACATTAAAGAATGCCAACAACGTGGATTGACCTACGCGTCACCTCTGCGTGCCAAAGTTCGTCTGGTGATCCTGGATAAGGAATCGCCAACCAAGCCTGTCGTTAAAGAAATGAAAGAACAAGAAGTCTACATGGGCGAATTGCCTTTGATGACCTCGACCGGTTCCTTCGTGATTAACGGTACAGAGCGCGTTATCGTGTCGCAGTTGCATCGTTCGCCAGGCGTGTTCTTTGAACATGATCGCGGCAAGACGCACTCGTCCGGTAAATTGCTGTTCTCCGCACGTATCATTCCTTACCGCGGTTCATGGCTGGACTACGAATTCGATCCGAAAGACATCCTGTTCTTCCGCGTCGATCGTCGCCGCAAGATGCCTGTCACGATCCTGTTGAAGGCTATCGGCATGACGCCGGAACAAATCCTCGAAAACTTCTTCGTTTTCGATGATTTCGCATTGCATTCGGATGGTGCCGAGATGGCATTCGTTCCAGAACGCCTGCGCGGTGAAGTCGCTCGTTTCGACATCACTGACAAAACCGGTAAAGTACTGGTCGCAAAAGACAAGCGTATTAACAGCAAGCACGTCCGCGACGTAGAAGCTGCTGGTATCAAGCATATTTCGGTTCCGGAAGACTATCTGCTGGGCCGTATTCTGGCGAAAAACATCGTTGATAAAGAAACTGGCGAAGTCATTGCCAGCGCCAACGATGAATTGACAGAAGACCTGTTGGCGCGTCTGCGCGAAGGTAAAGTCACTCATATCCAAACGTTGTACACCAACGATCTGGATCAAGGCGGCTACATCTCGCAAACGCTGCGTATGGACGACACCAACGATCAGATGGCTGCAAAAGTCGCTATCTATCGCATGATGCGTCCAGGCGAACCGCCAACCGAAGATTCAGTTGAAGCATTGTTCAACGGCTTGTTCTACAACGCAGATCGTTACGATTTGTCGGCTGTCGGCCGTATGAAATTCAATCGTCGTATCGGTCGTGATGAATTGACCGGCACCATGACACTGTCGAACGAAGACGTGTTGGCAGTGATCAAGATTCTGGTTGAGTTGCGCAATGGTCGCGGCGAAGTCGATGATATCGATCACTTGGGTAACCGTCGCGTACGTTGCGTCGGCGAATTGGCTGAGAACCAATTCCGTGCTGGTCTGGTTCGTGTTGAGCGCGCTGTTAAAGAGCGTCTCGGCCAAGCTGAAGCCGACAACCTGATGCCGCATGATCTGATCAACTCCAAGCCAATTTCGGCTGCGATCCGTGAATTCTTCGGTTCGTCGCAGTTGTCACAGTTTATGGATCAAACCAATCCATTGTCGGAAATCACGCACAAACGTCGTATTTCTGCACTTGGACCTGGCGGTTTGACACGTGAACGTGCCGGCTTTGAAGTTCGTGACGTACATCCGACTCACTACGGTCGTGTGTGCCCAATCGAAACACCGGAAGGTCCGAACATTGGTTTGATCAACTCGCTGGCTATGTATGCTCGCTTGAACGAATACGGTTTCCTCGAAACCCCATATCGTAAAGTTGAAGGCAGCAAAGTCACGACTCAGATCGACTATTTGTCCGCAATTGAAGAAGGTCGTTACATCATCGCTCAGGCGAATGCGACGATCGACAAAGCTGGTATGTTGTCCGATGAACTGGTTTCCGCACGTGAAGCTGGTGAAACGATTCTGGTATCGCCAGAACGTGTCCAGTACATGGACGTAGCGACAGGTCAAGTTGTGTCGGTTGCTGCTTCGTTGATTCCGTTCCTCGAACACGATGATGCGAACCGCGCATTGATGGGTGCCAACATGCAACGTCAGGCTGTTCCTTGCCTGCGTCCAGAAAAAGCATTGGTTGGTACCGGTATCGAACGCACAGTTGCAGTCGATTCGGGTACGACCGTTCAAGCATTGCGTGGCGGTATCGTTGATTACATCGATGCAGGCCGCGTCGTGATTCGCGTCAATGACGACGAAGCACAAGCTGGTGAAGTCGGTGTTGATATCTACAACCTGATCAAGTACACCCGTTCGAACCAAAACACGAACATCAATCAACGTCCTATCGTGCAAGTTGGCGATCGCGTTGCTAAACATGACGTTATCGCCGACGGCGCATCGACTGACTTGGGCGAACTCGCTCTGGGTCAAAACATGCTGATCGCGTTTATGCCATGGAACGGTTACAACTTCGAAGATTCGATTCTGATCTCTGAAAAAGTTGTGGCTGATGACCGTTACACCTCGATTCACATCGAAGAGTTGTCGGTTGTTGCACGTGATACCAAGTTGGGTGCCGAAGAAATCACACGTGATATCTCGAACCTGGCTGAAAACCAACTGGCGCGTCTGGATGAATCCGGTATCGTCTACATCGGTGCAGAAGTGACCGCTGGCGACACACTGGTCGGTAAAGTAACGCCTAAAGGCGAAACACAACTGACCCCGGAAGAAAAACTGCTGCGCGCGATTTTCGGCGAAAAAGCATCTGACGTAAAAGATACATCGTTGCGCGTACCGTCCGGCATGGTCGGCACCGTGATTGACGTGCAAGTGTTTACGCGTGAAGGTATTCCACGCGACAAACGTGCACAACAGATTATCGATGACGAACTGCAACGCTATCGTTTGGATTTGAATGATCAGTTGCGTATCGTTGAAGGCGATGCATTCCAGCGTCTGGAAAAAATGTTGATCGGCAAAGTCGTCAACGGCGGTCCTAAGAAAATCGCTAAGGGCGCGAAAATCACTAAAGAGTATTTGGACGATCTGGACAAATACCACTGGTTCGATATTCGCCCTGCAGACGACACATCGGCAAATGCTTTGGAAGCAATCAAGGAATCCATCGCTGAAAAACGCCATCAGTTCGATCTGGCATTTGAAGAAAAACGCAAGAAACTGACGCAAGGCGATGAATTACCGCCAGGCGTACAGAAGATGGTCAAAGTGTATCTGGCAGTCAAACGTCGCCTGCAACCTGGTGACAAGATGGCGGGCCGTCACGGTAACAAAGGTGTGGTTTCACGCATCTTGCCTATCGAAGACATGCCGCACATGGCTGACGGTACACCAGCAGACGTCGTGCTGAACCCATTGGGTGTTCCATCGCGTATGAACGTTGGTCAGGTGTTGGAAGTTCACTTGGGCTGGGCAGCTAAAGGTCTGGGCTTGCGTATTGGCGAAATGCTGACTGCACAAGTACAAATCGCTGAACTGCGCAAATTCCTGGCTGCGATTTATAACGAATCTGGCAAAACGGAAGATCTGGACAGCTTCAGCGATGCAGAAATCCTGGAATTGGCTGGTAACCTGAAAAACGGCGTGCCGTTCGCAACACCGGTGTTTGACGGTGCTGATGAATCGGAAACCCGTCGCATGTTGGATCTGGCTTACCCAGATCACATTGCGAAGCAATTGGGCATGACCGCTTCCAAGAACCAAGTCACGATGTATGACGGTCGTACCGGTGAAGCGTTTGAGCGTTCTGTAACCGTCGGTTACATGCACTACCTCAAACTGCATCACTTGGTTGATGACAAGATGCATGCTCGTTCGACCGGTCCTTACTCGCTGGTTACGCAGCAACCACTGGGCGGTAAAGCTCAGTTCGGTGGCCAGCGTTTCGGTGAGATGGAAGTCTGGGCACTGGAAGCATACGGCGCGTCTTACGTCTTGCAAGAGATGTTGACCGTCAAGTCCGATGACGTGAATGGCCGTACCAAAGTGTACGAAAATCTCGTCAAGGGCGACCACGTCATCGACGCCGGCATGCCGGAATCCTTCAACGTTCTCGTTAAGGAAATCCGCTCGCTGGGTATCGATATCGACCTGGAACGCGACTGA
- the rpoC gene encoding DNA-directed RNA polymerase subunit beta' has protein sequence MKALLDLFKQVQQNEQFDAIKIGLASPEKIRSWSYGEVKKPETINYRTFKPERDGLFCAKIFGPIKDYECLCGKYKRLKHRGVICEKCGVEVTLAKVRRERMGHIELASPTAHIWFLKSLPSRLGMVLDMTLRDIERVLYFEAYVVTDPGMTPLKKCQIMSEDDYAAKYEEFGDDFTAFMGAEGIRELLRAIDIDRDAEMLRQELKDSKSEAKIKKYAKRLKVLEAFQRSGIKPDWMIMEVLPVLPPELRPLVPLDGGRFATSDLNDLYRRVINRNNRLKRLMELRAPEIITRNEKRMLQEAVDSLLDNGRRGKAMTGANKRPLKSLAEMIKGKGGRFRQNLLGKRVDYSGRSVIVVGPQLKLHQCGLPKLMALELFKPFIFNKLELMGLATTIKAAKKLVEIQEPVVWDILEDVIREHPVMLNRAPTLHRLGIQAFEPVLIEGKAIQLHPLVCAAFNADFDGDQMAVHVPLSIEAQMEARTLMLSSNNILFPSNGEPSIVPSQDIVLGLYYASREAINAKGEGMIFPDVSEVIRAYDNKMVELATRITVRITEYPKNVETGEFEKTVTRYETTVGRAILSEILPKGLPFSVLNRALKKKEISRLINLSFRKCGLRATVVFADQLLQSGFRLATRAGISICVDDMLVPKEKVNIIATAEGEVKQIEQQYSSGLVTAGERYNKVVDIWGKAGDDVGKAMMDQLKVEDVTKRDGTKTTQESFNAIYMMADSGARGSAAQIRQLAGMRGLMAKPDGSIIETPITANFREGLNVLQYFISTHGARKGLADTALKTANSGYLTRRLVDVTQDLVVIEDDCGTTNGASMKALVEGGEVIEALRDRILGRVATNDIVNPETQATLYAAGTLLDEDMVEEIERLGIDEVKVRTPLTCDTRFGLCAMCYGRDLGRGSMVNAGEAVGVIAAQSIGEPGTQLTMRTFHIGGAASRAAVASSVEAKSNGTVRFTATMRYVTNGKGGQIVISRSGEVLITDDYGRERERHKVPYGATLIVKDGMVIKAGTALATWDPLTRPIITEYTGVVKFENVEEGSTVARQIDEVTGLSTLVVIDAKRRGSVTKTLRPQVKLLNEQGEEVKIAGTEHAVTIGFQVGALITVKDGQQVTVGEVLARIPTESQKTRDITGGLPRVAELFEARSPKDAGMLAEVTGTVAFGKETKGKQRLEITDMDGNKHEFLITKDKQVLVHDGQVVNKGEMIVDGPADPQDILRLLGIEALARYIVDEVQDVYRLQGVKINDKHIEVIVRQMLRRVQVVDAGDANYIVGEQVERSELLDENDRVIAAGKIPATYENVLLGITKASLSTDSFISAASFQETTRVLTEAAIMGKRDGLRGLKENVIVGRLIPAGTGLAFHRARKEKESWEAEERTALLQSEKAARAAEAEAQFADVSSTPDSDTDAS, from the coding sequence ATGAAAGCACTGCTCGATCTATTCAAGCAAGTTCAGCAAAATGAACAATTCGACGCGATCAAAATTGGTCTGGCGTCTCCTGAAAAAATCCGTTCGTGGTCCTACGGCGAAGTCAAGAAGCCGGAAACCATCAACTATCGTACTTTCAAGCCTGAACGTGACGGCTTGTTTTGCGCAAAAATCTTTGGCCCTATCAAAGATTACGAATGCCTTTGCGGTAAATACAAACGCCTGAAACATCGCGGCGTTATCTGCGAAAAGTGCGGCGTTGAAGTTACGTTGGCTAAAGTGCGTCGTGAACGCATGGGCCACATCGAGTTGGCATCGCCAACTGCACACATCTGGTTCCTGAAATCGCTGCCATCCCGTTTGGGTATGGTGCTCGATATGACCTTGCGGGATATCGAACGCGTACTGTATTTCGAAGCCTACGTTGTGACCGATCCAGGCATGACTCCGCTGAAAAAATGCCAGATCATGTCGGAAGACGACTACGCAGCTAAATACGAAGAATTCGGCGACGACTTCACCGCATTCATGGGCGCCGAAGGTATCCGTGAATTGCTGCGCGCTATCGACATCGATCGCGATGCTGAAATGCTGCGTCAGGAATTGAAAGATTCCAAATCCGAAGCCAAGATCAAGAAATACGCTAAGCGCTTGAAAGTGCTGGAAGCGTTCCAACGTTCGGGCATCAAGCCTGATTGGATGATCATGGAAGTGTTGCCAGTATTGCCGCCAGAACTGCGCCCATTGGTGCCGCTGGATGGTGGTCGCTTTGCAACCTCCGATCTGAACGATTTGTATCGCCGCGTCATCAACCGTAACAACCGTTTGAAGCGTTTGATGGAACTCCGCGCGCCGGAAATCATCACCCGCAACGAAAAACGTATGTTGCAAGAAGCGGTCGATTCGCTGCTGGATAACGGCCGTCGCGGTAAAGCGATGACTGGCGCTAACAAGCGTCCGCTGAAATCGCTGGCAGAAATGATCAAAGGCAAGGGCGGTCGTTTCCGTCAAAACTTGCTGGGCAAACGCGTCGATTACTCGGGTCGTTCCGTTATCGTTGTGGGCCCACAACTGAAATTGCATCAATGCGGCTTGCCAAAATTGATGGCTTTGGAATTGTTCAAGCCATTCATTTTCAACAAGCTTGAATTGATGGGCTTGGCGACAACGATCAAGGCTGCGAAAAAACTGGTTGAGATTCAAGAACCAGTCGTGTGGGACATCCTGGAAGACGTGATCCGTGAACATCCGGTCATGTTGAACCGTGCGCCTACCTTGCACCGTTTGGGTATCCAAGCGTTTGAACCAGTCCTGATCGAAGGTAAAGCAATTCAATTGCACCCGCTGGTCTGTGCTGCATTTAACGCCGACTTTGACGGCGATCAAATGGCGGTTCACGTTCCATTGTCGATCGAAGCACAGATGGAAGCACGCACATTGATGCTGTCTTCGAACAACATCTTGTTCCCATCGAACGGCGAACCATCGATCGTTCCTTCGCAAGATATCGTGTTGGGTCTGTACTACGCGAGCCGCGAAGCGATCAACGCCAAAGGCGAAGGCATGATCTTCCCGGACGTTTCGGAAGTCATCCGCGCCTACGACAACAAAATGGTTGAGCTGGCAACGCGTATCACTGTTCGTATCACCGAGTATCCAAAAAATGTGGAAACCGGCGAATTCGAAAAAACAGTTACTCGTTACGAAACCACAGTTGGTCGCGCAATCCTGTCCGAAATTCTGCCTAAAGGCTTGCCGTTCTCAGTATTGAACCGCGCGCTGAAAAAGAAAGAAATTTCGCGTCTGATCAACTTGTCCTTCCGTAAGTGCGGTCTGCGCGCAACGGTAGTATTTGCTGATCAATTGCTGCAATCAGGTTTCCGCTTGGCGACACGTGCCGGTATCTCGATTTGCGTCGATGACATGCTGGTACCGAAAGAAAAAGTCAACATCATCGCGACGGCTGAAGGCGAAGTTAAACAGATCGAACAGCAATACTCGTCCGGTCTGGTTACTGCTGGTGAACGTTACAACAAAGTGGTTGATATCTGGGGCAAAGCAGGCGATGACGTCGGCAAGGCCATGATGGATCAACTCAAGGTTGAAGACGTTACCAAACGCGACGGCACCAAAACCACACAAGAATCGTTCAACGCGATTTACATGATGGCCGATTCCGGTGCGCGCGGTTCCGCAGCACAGATTCGTCAGCTGGCCGGTATGCGTGGTCTGATGGCGAAACCGGATGGTTCCATTATTGAAACGCCGATCACCGCGAACTTCCGCGAAGGTCTGAACGTTTTGCAGTACTTCATCTCGACTCACGGTGCGCGTAAAGGTCTGGCCGATACCGCTCTGAAAACAGCGAACTCGGGTTACCTGACACGTCGTCTGGTTGACGTTACGCAAGATCTGGTTGTGATTGAGGATGATTGCGGTACGACAAACGGCGCATCGATGAAAGCGCTGGTTGAAGGCGGTGAAGTTATTGAAGCATTGCGTGACCGTATCCTCGGCCGCGTAGCGACTAACGACATCGTTAATCCTGAAACACAAGCAACCCTGTACGCGGCTGGCACATTGCTGGACGAAGACATGGTTGAAGAAATCGAACGCCTCGGCATCGATGAAGTAAAAGTACGTACACCATTGACTTGCGATACACGCTTCGGCCTGTGCGCAATGTGCTATGGCCGTGACTTGGGTCGCGGTTCGATGGTCAACGCCGGTGAAGCAGTAGGTGTTATCGCCGCACAATCGATCGGTGAGCCAGGTACTCAGTTGACGATGCGTACCTTCCACATTGGTGGTGCAGCGTCGCGTGCGGCAGTTGCTTCGTCGGTGGAAGCCAAATCGAACGGTACCGTACGCTTCACAGCAACGATGCGTTACGTCACCAACGGTAAAGGCGGTCAGATCGTCATTTCCCGTTCGGGCGAAGTGTTGATTACTGATGACTACGGTCGTGAGCGTGAACGTCATAAAGTACCGTACGGTGCAACCCTGATCGTCAAAGACGGCATGGTTATCAAAGCCGGTACCGCATTGGCAACATGGGATCCATTGACCCGTCCGATCATTACCGAATACACCGGTGTGGTGAAATTCGAGAACGTCGAAGAAGGTTCGACCGTTGCACGTCAGATCGATGAAGTGACTGGTCTGTCGACTCTGGTTGTTATCGATGCAAAACGTCGCGGTTCGGTTACCAAAACGTTGCGTCCACAGGTCAAACTGTTGAACGAACAAGGCGAAGAAGTGAAGATCGCCGGTACCGAGCACGCAGTGACGATCGGCTTCCAAGTCGGTGCGCTGATTACTGTTAAAGACGGCCAGCAAGTTACCGTCGGTGAAGTATTGGCACGTATCCCGACCGAATCGCAAAAAACACGTGACATCACCGGTGGTCTGCCGCGTGTTGCCGAATTGTTCGAAGCGCGTTCGCCGAAAGATGCCGGCATGCTGGCAGAAGTCACCGGTACGGTTGCGTTCGGTAAAGAAACCAAAGGTAAGCAACGTCTGGAAATCACAGACATGGACGGCAACAAGCACGAGTTCTTGATCACCAAGGACAAGCAAGTGCTGGTACATGACGGCCAAGTTGTGAACAAAGGCGAGATGATTGTTGACGGCCCAGCTGATCCACAAGACATTCTGCGTTTGTTGGGTATCGAAGCGCTGGCACGTTACATCGTCGACGAAGTTCAAGACGTGTACCGTTTGCAAGGCGTGAAGATCAACGACAAGCACATCGAAGTCATCGTGCGTCAGATGTTGCGTCGCGTACAAGTTGTTGATGCTGGCGATGCAAATTACATCGTGGGCGAACAAGTTGAACGTTCGGAACTGTTGGACGAAAACGATCGCGTGATTGCAGCGGGTAAGATTCCTGCAACCTACGAAAACGTATTGCTGGGTATTACCAAAGCATCGTTGTCGACCGATTCCTTCATCTCGGCTGCGTCGTTCCAAGAAACGACACGTGTTCTTACCGAAGCTGCGATCATGGGTAAACGCGATGGTCTGCGTGGCTTGAAAGAAAACGTGATCGTTGGTCGCTTGATCCCTGCTGGTACCGGTTTGGCATTCCACCGTGCTCGCAAGGAAAAAGAATCGTGGGAAGCAGAAGAGCGTACAGCTCTGTTGCAATCCGAGAAAGCTGCTCGCGCAGCGGAAGCGGAAGCGCAATTTGCTGACGTTTCAAGCACCCCGGATAGCGATACCGACGCTTCGTAA